A segment of the Bradyrhizobium sp. CCBAU 53340 genome:
CGCCTCTGTCGCGCGGCTCTGCGCGGGAAGCAGATCGCCTTTGATGCTCAGCAACGGCCACGCTGAAGACAGTGTTCGCGGCCCTGCTGATCGGTGCGGAAGGATTCGATGAAGCCGCCCTGGCGTTGCGTGACGAAGACGGTCTTGCCGTCGCTGCCACCGAAGGCGAGATTGGTCGGCTCCTTGCCCTTCAGCGCGATCTCGCGCTCGACTGCGCCGTTGGGCTTCATCAGCGCGATCGTGCCCCTGAGGATGCGCGCGACATAGAGTCGGCCGCTGACATCGGTGCGCAGACCGTCGATAGTATCAGGCTGGAACGCCTTCACGAGCTTGGCCTCGGCGAGTTCGTTGCCGCGGATGGCGTAAGACCACACCTGCCCGTTGCTGGATTCCCCGACATAGAGCGTCTTGCCGTCGGGGCTGAGATCGATGCCGTTGGTGGTGCCCATCGCGCGCGGCGCCGGCATGATTTGTCCTTGCACCACACCGTCGGCACCCTTGCCGATGCGCCAGATGTGGCCTTCGCGGCCCTTCCAGTTGGGATCGCTCGCATAGATCGTGCCGTCGCGGGCGATAGTGATGTCGTTAGGCTGGTTCATCTCGTCGGAGTGAAACCAGACAACCGGCTCCGTCGCGCCCTTCGCGATCGCAAAGATATTGTGCTTCTTGTAGTCGGCGATGAACATCGTGCCATGGCGATCGAAGCGGATGGCGTTGCCGACGCTTCCCTCGGGAAGCTCAGTGAAGGCTTCAGACGCCGCAGCGCCCGCGGGCAATCGGCCGATGGTGCCGGGCTTGCCGAAATTGACGACGAAGAGGTTGCCATCAAGATCGGCCGCGGGCCCCTCGATACCGTGTGTATATTCACCGTCGGGCGTGGCCTGCACGCTTTCGAACAGCTTCGTCTCGGCTGCGGCCGGCGGTGCCGCGACGATCAGCAGCAGGCTACTGCACAGGCACCAGAAACTCCTGCCGAATGTAATAGCCATCGTCGTCGCTGCACTCGCCATTCAAATACGGATCGGCCGGGCGGAAGAATCGGCTGAAACCCGGTTTGTCTACAGCGTTCCTTTGTGTCACGACGACGACCTTGGCAGCCGGTATTTCGCCGCATTCCTTGTTGGTTTTGCTGAAAAATTTGCGCTGCGGCAGACCGAGCTTGATGCGCATCGGCGTACCCGGAACCATCTTCGCGACGAGCAGATCCGCGGTCGTCAACAGAGCGGGATAACCTGGCTCGGTCTTCGGCAGGCTCTCGCCGCCGGGCGGCATCAGCTTTTCCGCGCCGATGCCACGCAACCGCGTGCGCAGCTTGCCGGACTCCGGATCGCCCGGATAGATCCAGCCGTCCTGCGCAAGCATGAAACGGAGCACGGTCGCGTCCTTGTCCGCATCCGATTGGCCGGCCTTCAGGCCGAAATCGGAGTGGCAGCCGACGCAGTGCTTCTCGACGAGGTTCTTGCGCAAGCTGGTGAGCCGGACCTTGTTCTGCGTGTCCTTGGCGACGAAGGCCGCGAACTGGTCGATCAACGCCTGGCTGCGCGTATCGCAGGGCAGCGGCGGCGGCGGATCGCCCGCGGCGCGATCGATCCGGATGATCGTCTGGTTCTTGTCCTCGACCAGCCAGATCGCGCCGTCCTCCGCGACTGTCATGCCGACTGGCGCGCCTTGCGGCCGCGCGCCGTTGACGCGGTGCCAGCCGGCGATCAGTTCCTCGAACGGCGCGGCGGCGACGTCACCGGCCTCGGTCTGAAAATTGTGGGTCGGATCCGCCGCACAACTGACGTGGTAGCGCACCGGCGGAGGCGCGGGCTTCGGGAAGCCGTGGTCATCAACGTCGTAGATCAGCACACGGCTGCCGGTCGGGCGATAGCCGTGCAGGCCGACCAGGAGCTTGCCTTCGAGCTCCGGAAACTTGGCGCCGTGATAATACAGCATCGCGAGCGGCGCGCCGTGCGGCGGCAGCAGCGAGAAGGGCTGCTTGTAGAGGGCATTGGCCGTGCAGAGCGATTTGTACGTGCCCGATTGCAGCACGCTTTTGAACTCGGGGCTCGGCGTCGACAGGTCGTAACAATAGGGCCAGCCATAATGCCTGCCCTGCTCGATCGCGTTGATCTCCTCATTCGGCTTGAAGATATCGGGCAGGTCGCGGCCGTTCTCCCCTTGCAGGAAGGCGTAACCCGCATCGGGAAAATTCGGATGCAGTGCCAGCGCCATCGAGTTGCGCAGGCCCCGCGCGTAAATCGTGTGGGGCGGATCGGGATCGCTCGGCTTCAAGGCAGGGAAGACGCCGCCGGACGGCGGTGTGAACAGCCGGATCGCGGCCATGGCGGAGGCGCCTTCGGCTGCCGCGCAAGGCCTGGTGATCGGCGCCGGCGTGATGCAATCGTCGCTATGGGCACCGACACTGACGAACAGCCGCCCATTACGATCGAACACGAACTGCTTCAGCGGATGGGCGGCCTCGTCGAGTTTCGTTCCATCCGGCAGCGTGATGCGGCGGCCCGGCATATGACGGATAATGGTTTCGACGGTACCACGCGGATTGTCCGCAAGCGGATCGAAGCGGAAGATGGTCTCGGCGGTCGAGGCGTAGAGTTTCTTGTCCGGACCGATCACGAGGCCGAACGGATATTCCACCCCGGTCAGAAGCTCCTTGAATCGCTGGCCGGCGGGCGCGTGCGGATCGAGCAGCAACAGTCGCCCGTCGGTGTGACCCCAGCCGCCCATGTCGGCGACCACGAACAGATCGCGGCCGGGCACCTGGATGATCGACCGCGGAAACTTGAGGTGATCCTCCTCGCTGGCGACGAGGCCGGCGCAAAAGCCTGCCTTCATGTCGATCTGGATCTTGGGAAAGGCGAGATCGCCGCTGCCGCACGTCTCCGCTCCCAGCGCGTAGCCGCTTTTCCTCACCGGTTCGGACGCGGCCGGGGCGACGCCGAGCAGCACTCCAATCAAAGCCGCTGCGAACATGCGCAGATTTCCGCGTTCGCTCTCAAATGTGAACTGGTTCACGGTGCCCTCGACTTGCCAGTGTGACTTTTTTCACGCCGCCTGGGCGCCGTCCAGCCATCACCAGCCCGTGATTAAACCTGTAACGATCTTCGTGGCGACCAACCTCCGTAAATTCCCTTACCGGGCTCAACCCGAATGTTTCGGGAATGCTTGGGGTGGTATCGCTTTGCCGTCCCAATCGCTTTCCAGAGGAGGCGCTTATGGTCCAGGTCTACTTTCACTGCTCCAACACCGAGGGCACGCTGATCGACCGCTACGGCGCCGCCGTCGCCAATCTGACCGAGGCGCGCGACCGTGCCGCTCAGATCATGAATTCGATGATCCAGACGCCCGGCAGTGAGGACTGGCGCGACTGGGTGATCCATGTCGCCGACGACGACGGCGAGGAGATCTTCGATCTCCCCTTCACCGCCATGCTCGGCAAGCCCCATTGAGGTGATGTCATGCTGTTCGCTTCCCTGACCCTCTTCCGCCAGCCCCTCACCTTCGTCGCCACCAAATGGCAGACGCTGATCCGGGTCGCCGGTGATCCCTACCGCCCCGAGCTGCATTACATGCGCGGGCCTGGCCCGAAATGGCGCGCCAAATATCAGGCCAGCCGCGTGAACCGCGGGCTCTGAGCTCGGCGGCTTTTGCTGCTTTCCTGCGAGTCTCCTCCTCAACATGGCCGGGCTTGACCCGGCCTTGTTGCGTTTAGGAGCTGGCCCCGCTCCTCACCTCCCCGTGAACTTCGCCTTCCGCTTCTCAACGAAGGCCTTGCGGCCCTCGATGGCATCGGCACTTGTGCGGATCGTGGCCTGAAGCTCGATCTCGCGACGGAACTGGGCCTCGTAGCTCGCGTGCTCACTCTCTTCGAGAAGCGCGCGGGTCGCGACCAGGGCGCGCGTCGGCCCCTCCGCCAGGCGGCGCG
Coding sequences within it:
- a CDS encoding sorbosone dehydrogenase family protein; the protein is MFAAALIGVLLGVAPAASEPVRKSGYALGAETCGSGDLAFPKIQIDMKAGFCAGLVASEEDHLKFPRSIIQVPGRDLFVVADMGGWGHTDGRLLLLDPHAPAGQRFKELLTGVEYPFGLVIGPDKKLYASTAETIFRFDPLADNPRGTVETIIRHMPGRRITLPDGTKLDEAAHPLKQFVFDRNGRLFVSVGAHSDDCITPAPITRPCAAAEGASAMAAIRLFTPPSGGVFPALKPSDPDPPHTIYARGLRNSMALALHPNFPDAGYAFLQGENGRDLPDIFKPNEEINAIEQGRHYGWPYCYDLSTPSPEFKSVLQSGTYKSLCTANALYKQPFSLLPPHGAPLAMLYYHGAKFPELEGKLLVGLHGYRPTGSRVLIYDVDDHGFPKPAPPPVRYHVSCAADPTHNFQTEAGDVAAAPFEELIAGWHRVNGARPQGAPVGMTVAEDGAIWLVEDKNQTIIRIDRAAGDPPPPLPCDTRSQALIDQFAAFVAKDTQNKVRLTSLRKNLVEKHCVGCHSDFGLKAGQSDADKDATVLRFMLAQDGWIYPGDPESGKLRTRLRGIGAEKLMPPGGESLPKTEPGYPALLTTADLLVAKMVPGTPMRIKLGLPQRKFFSKTNKECGEIPAAKVVVVTQRNAVDKPGFSRFFRPADPYLNGECSDDDGYYIRQEFLVPVQ
- a CDS encoding SMP-30/gluconolactonase/LRE family protein, coding for MAITFGRSFWCLCSSLLLIVAAPPAAAETKLFESVQATPDGEYTHGIEGPAADLDGNLFVVNFGKPGTIGRLPAGAAASEAFTELPEGSVGNAIRFDRHGTMFIADYKKHNIFAIAKGATEPVVWFHSDEMNQPNDITIARDGTIYASDPNWKGREGHIWRIGKGADGVVQGQIMPAPRAMGTTNGIDLSPDGKTLYVGESSNGQVWSYAIRGNELAEAKLVKAFQPDTIDGLRTDVSGRLYVARILRGTIALMKPNGAVEREIALKGKEPTNLAFGGSDGKTVFVTQRQGGFIESFRTDQQGREHCLQRGRC